TCCGCCCGGCGAGGTGCGTCAGCGTGCCGCCGCCAGCCGGTCCCGCCGAGCCGCCGGCACGACCAGCGGGGTGCCGGCCTGCGGATCGGTGATGATCTCGCACTGCAGGCCGAACACGTCGGCGACGAGCTCGGCGGTGACGATGTCACCGGGGCGGCCCTGCGCGGCGATCCTCCCGTCGCGCATGGCGATCAGGTGGGTGGCGTAGCGGCAGGCGTGGTTGAGGTCGTGCAGCACGGCGACGAGGGTCCGTCCTCGGTGTTCGTGCAGGTCCGCACAGAGGTCCAGGACGTCGATCTGGTGGGCGATGTCGAGGAACGTGGTCGGCTCGTCGAGCAGCAGGATCGAGGTCTGCTGGGCCAGCGCCATCGCCAGCCACACGCGCTGCCGCTGCCCGCCGGAGAGCTCGTCGACATAGGCGTCGGCGAGATCGGTCACCTGGGTGGCGGCCATCGCCTCGGCGACCGCCGCCTCGTCCGCCGGCGACCACTGCCGCAGCGGGCCCTGGTGCGGGTAGCGGCCGCGGGCGACGAGGTCGACGACGGTGATGCCGTCCGGCGCCACCGGTCCCTGGGGGAGCAGGCCGAGGCGGCGGGCGACCTCCTTGGACGGCAGGCGGCGGATCTCCTGGCCGTCGAGGTGCACCGCACCGGCGGTCGGCTTGAGCATCCTGGCCAGGCCGCGGAGCAGGGTCGACTTGCCGCAGCCGTTGGCGCCGACGATGACGGTGAAGGACGTGTCCGGGATCTCCACGTCGAGTCCGTCGACGATGATCCGCCGGTCGTAGCCGAGGGTGACCTGCGCGGCCCGCAGCCGGCTGGTCCCGCCGGGCTCGCTGTTGCTGTTCATGCGCGTCCTTTCCGCCACTGCGCGGCGAGTAGCCAGGCCAGGTAGACGCCGCCGACGGCGGCGGTCATGACGCCGACCGGCAGCTGGGTCGATCCGAGCAGCCGCTGCGCGGCGAAGTCGCTGACCACGAGCACCAGCGCCCCGGTGAGGGCCGAGACGACGATGTTGGGGCCGGGTACCTTCGTCAGCCGGCGGGCGACCTGGGGTGCGGCGAGCGCGACGAAGGCGATCGGGCCGGTGCAGGCGGTGGCGATCGCGGTCAGGCCGACGCCGACCACGACCGAGGCGAGCCGGGTCCGCTCCGCGGCGATGCCGAGCGCCCGGGCGGTGTCGTCGCCGAGCTCGAGCATCCGCAGGTGCCGGCCGAGCCAGATCGCGGGTACCGCCAGCACCAGCAGGGCCAGGGCGACCGGTCGGACCTGCTCCCAGCCCCGGCCGTTGAGGCTGCCGGTCAGCCACAGCACCGCGGTCTGCGCGTCGGTGATCCGCGCCCGGGTGATGAGGTAGTCGTTGACCGCCATCAGCATCGCGGCGATGCCGATGCCGACGATGATCAGCCGGTATCCGGACACGCCGCGTTTGATGGCGAGCAGGTAGACCGCGATGGCGGTGCCGACCCCGCCGACGACGGCGCCGGTGGCGACCTGGGCCATCGTGCCGTGCCACAGCAGGATCACCAGCAGCGCCCCGGTCGCGGCGCCGGTGTCGAAGCCGACGATGTCCGGGCTGCCCAGCGGGTTGCGGGACACGCTCTGGAACATCGCGCCGCCGACGGCGAGCGCCGCGCCCACGAGCAGCCCGGTCAGGAGCCGGGGGAGCCGCAGCGTCTCCACGATGAACGCCTGCGCGGTGGTGCCCTCGCCGGCCAGGGTGCGGATCACGTCCATGATCGGGATCTGGTAGGCGCCGGTGGAGAGCGCTATCACGGCCATCACCGCGATCGCCGCGCCGAGCACGGTGCCGACGAGCAGGGCGCGCCGCTCGATCCTTATCGAGAGGGGGCCGAGGCGCAGCGCGCGGGGGCGGCGCCGGGGGAGGGCGGGAGCGGTCACAGCTGCGCCATCCGCCGTCGCCGGGCCAGCGCGATGAGCACGGGTGCGCCGATGAACGCCGTCACGATGCCGACCTCGATCTCGCCCGGCCGGGCGATGACCCGTCCGACGACGTCCGCGGTGAGCAGCAGGATCGGTGCGAGCACCATCGAGTAGGGCAGCACCCATCGCTGGTCCGGTCCGGTGATGGCGCGGGCGATGTGCGGCACGGTCAGACCCACGAAGGCGATCGGGCCGGCGGCTGCGGTCGCGGCACCGCAGAGCAGCGTCACCGCGCCGATGCCCCAGGCGCGGGTGGTGCCGAGCCGGACGCCGAGGGAGCGGCCGGTGTCCTCGCCCAGCGCCAGCGCGTTGAGCGGCCGGGCCAGGGCGAGGGCGATCACCGCGCCGACGATGAGCAGCGGTCCGGTCTGGTAGAGGACCGACAGCGGGCGCCCGGTCACCGAGCCCACCAGCCAGAACCGGAAGTCGTTGAAGGTCGACTGGTCGGTCAGGACGACGGCGGTGATGAACGCGTCCAGCACGGCGCTGATCGCCGCACCTGCCAGGGCCAGGCGGACCGGGGTCGCGCTGGCCCGGCCGCGGGACCCGAGCGCGTAGACGAGCACCGAGGCGGCACCCGCACCGGCGAGGGCGAACCACACGTACGCCGAGGGCTGCGTGAGGTGCAGCATCGCGATCGCGGCGACGACCGCGGCCGAGGCGCCGGCGTTGACACCCAGCAGGCCGGGGTCGGCCAGCGGGTTGCGGGTCAGCGCCTGCATGAGGGCACCGGCCAGGCCCAGCGCGGCGCCGACGGCGAGTCCGAGCAGCGTCCGCGGCAGCCGCAGGCTGTGGATCACCACCCCGTCGGCCGAGCCGTCGAAGTGCGCCAGCTGCTGCACCACCGTGCCGAACGGGATCGACTTCGCGCCGACCGCGAGGCTCGCCACCACGACCAGACCCAGAACCAGGGCCGCGAGGAGCAGGCCCGCGGACCGCGTCAGCCAGGACCGGCGTTTCGGACCATCCGGGGGTACGCCGGGCCGGGGCCCGCTCTCGCGAGCGACGGTGGGGGCGAGCACGGCAACTCCTTTAGGTTAGCCTCTACAAAGTTAGGGAAGCCTAACCTAGTATGCCGTTGTGGATCTAGTGGCCCCCGCCGCCGCGATCCCGCAGTAGCACCCCATCGACCTGCACCACTGCACAGAAGAAGGAACCCCATGCGACCCCGAACCGCGCTTCGCGCCCTGCTGGCGGCGACCGTCGCCGCCGTCGTGCTCACCGGGTGCTCCGGCACCACCGACGCCGGGCCGGACGCCGCCGCCCCCTCCACCTCCGCCGGAGCCGAGGCCGGTGCGTTCCCGGCCACGTTCGACCACGTCTACGGCAAGACGACCGTCACCGCGGCGCCGAAGCGCGTCGTCACCGTCGGCCTCGTCGAGCAGGACGCGCTCCTGGCGCTCGGTGTCGTGCCCGTCGGTGTGACCAACTGGTTCGGCAACGCCCCCGGGCGGATCTTCGACTGGGCCAAGCCGAAGCTCGGCGCCGCGCCGCTGCCCGAGGTGCTCGGCACCGAGACCGAGTTCGAGAAGGTCGCAGCCCTCAAGCCTGACCTGATCATCGCGCTCTACGCGGGCATCAAGAAGACCGACTACGACCTCTACAGCGCCATCGCGCCCACCATCGCCCACCCCGCCGGGCAGAACGACTACTCGATCTCGTGGCAGGACGTCACGCGTACCGTCGGGAAAGCGGTCGGCAAGCCGGCGGCGGCCGACAAGCTGGTGGCCGAGGTCGACGCGCGGTTCGCGCAGGCCCGCAAGGACTACCCGCAGTTCGCCGGGAAGCGCGCGCTGATGGTGACCCCCTACGAGGGGATCTTCATCTACGGTCCGCAGGACCCGCGCGGGCGCATCCTGTCCGACCTCGGCCTCGTCTTCCCGCAGGAGCTCAACTCGGTCGTCACGGACGGCTTCGGCGCGTCGATCTCCGCCGAGAACGCGCACCAGGTCGACGTCGACCTGCTGATCTGGATCAACTCGCGGGCCGACGTGGACAAGGCGATCCCGACCTACGGGCAGCTGAAGGTGGCGAAGGGGAACCACGCCGTCTACATCCCCGAGAACGACGACGACGCGTACTACGTCTCCACGTCGTTCGTGACCGTGCTGAGCCTGCCCTTCCTGCTCGACAAGCTGCTGCCGCAGCTGGCCGCGGCACTCGCCGGAACCGCGAGCTGACATGGGACAGCACATCGGAAGGCTCGCCACGGCAGCTCTGCTCGCCGTCGCGCTCACCGCGTGCGGTGGCCAGGGCGATGACACGGCGACCCCGGCACCGTCGGCGGGGGCGGCGTTCCCGGTCACGATCGAGCACAAGTTCGGCGCCACCACGATCCCGGCCCGGCCCGGCAAGGTCGTCACCGTCGGCTGGAACGACCAGGACTTCGCGCTCGCCGTCGGTGTCGTCCCGGTCAGCACCCGGGAGTGGTTCACCGAGTACCCCACCTACCCGTGGGTGCAGCCGAAGCTCGGCGGCAAGCCGCTGCCGGCGTTCTCGGCGGAGCTGAATTACGAGGCGATCGCCCAGGCCCAGCCCGATCTGATCATCGCCATCTACGAGACCGTCACCCGGCAGATCTACGACCGGCTGTCGCAGATCGCGCCGACGGTGATCCAGGCCGCGGCCTATCAGGACGAGCAGACGCCGTGGCACGTGCAGGCCCTCACGGTCGGCACGGCCCTGGGCAAGCAGGCCGAGGCGCAGGCCCTGGTCGACAAGGTCAACGCGAAGATCGCCGCGGTCAAGCAGGCGCACCCGGAGTTCGCGGGCAAGACGCTCGTCGTCGACTACGGCCCCGACCAGGGCCAGCACTGGCTCATCGGCGCGGGCGACCCGCGACGGTCGCTCTTCGACGCCCTGGGCTTCGCGACCCAGGACACCGCGGACGAGATCAGCGAGGAACGCCTCGACCTCATCGACCACGACGCCCTGCTCGTGATCGGCGCCACGAAGGCGGCGATGCTGAAGTCGCCGGTCTTCAGTGCGCTCAAGGTCGTCCAGACCGACCGCACGCTCTACACCGCGTTCGAGACCCCGCTCGCCGGAGCCCTCTCCTACAGCGGTCCCGAGGCGCTGCTCTACGCCCTGGATGTCCTGGTGCCGCAGCTCGCCAACGCGCTGGACATGAACCCGGCGACGCCGGTGGCCGACCTGTCGGCCATCAGCTGATCGCGATGCCCGACACCCTCGCCGCCACGCTGGCGTCCCTCCACCTCGACACCGGGTTCCGGCTCGTCGCGGGACCACCCGACGGCCCGGACTGGTTCGGTCTCGACGAGATCGCCGCCGATCCGGTCCTCGTCACCCGGTGGCTGGATGACCTGCGTGGTGGCGAGGCGTGCGGGCGGACCGATGTCGCCGCGGTCAGCCTCGTCACCTACCTGGTGTCGGCGGTCGCCGACCCGTTGACGATCGCCGTTTGCACGCTGCGGCAGGGGTGGTCGCTCCCGCCGGGAAGTCTCGCCGTCCACCGGCATCCCGACGGCTGGTTCGACGGGCTCGCCGTGGCCGACCCTTCGACCGTCGTGCCGGTCGAGGCCGAGGGCGCCGTCGATGGGCTCAGCGCGCAGCTTGTCGCGCTGTTCCGGCCGGTCTTCGACCTGATCCGGGAGCGGACCCGGCTCGGCCGGCCGGTCATGTGGGGCGCGCTCGGCGACACGATCGCCGGAGCCGCCGTCGACAACGCCCGTGAGGCGGGGACCGACGCCCGCGTCGCCTGGCGCAGCGCCGCCGCGCTCA
This portion of the Allocatelliglobosispora scoriae genome encodes:
- a CDS encoding ABC transporter ATP-binding protein → MNSNSEPGGTSRLRAAQVTLGYDRRIIVDGLDVEIPDTSFTVIVGANGCGKSTLLRGLARMLKPTAGAVHLDGQEIRRLPSKEVARRLGLLPQGPVAPDGITVVDLVARGRYPHQGPLRQWSPADEAAVAEAMAATQVTDLADAYVDELSGGQRQRVWLAMALAQQTSILLLDEPTTFLDIAHQIDVLDLCADLHEHRGRTLVAVLHDLNHACRYATHLIAMRDGRIAAQGRPGDIVTAELVADVFGLQCEIITDPQAGTPLVVPAARRDRLAAAR
- a CDS encoding FecCD family ABC transporter permease: MTAPALPRRRPRALRLGPLSIRIERRALLVGTVLGAAIAVMAVIALSTGAYQIPIMDVIRTLAGEGTTAQAFIVETLRLPRLLTGLLVGAALAVGGAMFQSVSRNPLGSPDIVGFDTGAATGALLVILLWHGTMAQVATGAVVGGVGTAIAVYLLAIKRGVSGYRLIIVGIGIAAMLMAVNDYLITRARITDAQTAVLWLTGSLNGRGWEQVRPVALALLVLAVPAIWLGRHLRMLELGDDTARALGIAAERTRLASVVVGVGLTAIATACTGPIAFVALAAPQVARRLTKVPGPNIVVSALTGALVLVVSDFAAQRLLGSTQLPVGVMTAAVGGVYLAWLLAAQWRKGRA
- a CDS encoding FecCD family ABC transporter permease — protein: MTRSAGLLLAALVLGLVVVASLAVGAKSIPFGTVVQQLAHFDGSADGVVIHSLRLPRTLLGLAVGAALGLAGALMQALTRNPLADPGLLGVNAGASAAVVAAIAMLHLTQPSAYVWFALAGAGAASVLVYALGSRGRASATPVRLALAGAAISAVLDAFITAVVLTDQSTFNDFRFWLVGSVTGRPLSVLYQTGPLLIVGAVIALALARPLNALALGEDTGRSLGVRLGTTRAWGIGAVTLLCGAATAAAGPIAFVGLTVPHIARAITGPDQRWVLPYSMVLAPILLLTADVVGRVIARPGEIEVGIVTAFIGAPVLIALARRRRMAQL
- a CDS encoding iron-siderophore ABC transporter substrate-binding protein, yielding MRPRTALRALLAATVAAVVLTGCSGTTDAGPDAAAPSTSAGAEAGAFPATFDHVYGKTTVTAAPKRVVTVGLVEQDALLALGVVPVGVTNWFGNAPGRIFDWAKPKLGAAPLPEVLGTETEFEKVAALKPDLIIALYAGIKKTDYDLYSAIAPTIAHPAGQNDYSISWQDVTRTVGKAVGKPAAADKLVAEVDARFAQARKDYPQFAGKRALMVTPYEGIFIYGPQDPRGRILSDLGLVFPQELNSVVTDGFGASISAENAHQVDVDLLIWINSRADVDKAIPTYGQLKVAKGNHAVYIPENDDDAYYVSTSFVTVLSLPFLLDKLLPQLAAALAGTAS
- a CDS encoding ABC transporter substrate-binding protein, with translation MGQHIGRLATAALLAVALTACGGQGDDTATPAPSAGAAFPVTIEHKFGATTIPARPGKVVTVGWNDQDFALAVGVVPVSTREWFTEYPTYPWVQPKLGGKPLPAFSAELNYEAIAQAQPDLIIAIYETVTRQIYDRLSQIAPTVIQAAAYQDEQTPWHVQALTVGTALGKQAEAQALVDKVNAKIAAVKQAHPEFAGKTLVVDYGPDQGQHWLIGAGDPRRSLFDALGFATQDTADEISEERLDLIDHDALLVIGATKAAMLKSPVFSALKVVQTDRTLYTAFETPLAGALSYSGPEALLYALDVLVPQLANALDMNPATPVADLSAIS
- a CDS encoding (2Fe-2S)-binding protein, giving the protein MPDTLAATLASLHLDTGFRLVAGPPDGPDWFGLDEIAADPVLVTRWLDDLRGGEACGRTDVAAVSLVTYLVSAVADPLTIAVCTLRQGWSLPPGSLAVHRHPDGWFDGLAVADPSTVVPVEAEGAVDGLSAQLVALFRPVFDLIRERTRLGRPVMWGALGDTIAGAAVDNAREAGTDARVAWRSAAALIDGIARLVPQVRARRSPATVEWSGGTAVFVNRGVCCLYYRVASAEECADGGGNCTHCPLRSPDDRVRRWAAYLEEERSGH